A stretch of the Salvelinus fontinalis isolate EN_2023a chromosome 22, ASM2944872v1, whole genome shotgun sequence genome encodes the following:
- the LOC129819988 gene encoding splicing factor 3B subunit 4-like, with amino-acid sequence MAAGPISERNQDATVYVGGLDEKVAEPLLWELFLQAGPVVNTHMPKDRVTGQHQGYGFVEFLSEEDADYAIKIMNMIKLYGKPIRVNKASAHNKNLDVGANIFIGNLDPEIDEKLLYDTFSAFGVILQTPKIMRDPDTGNSKGYAFINFASFDASDAAIEAMNGQYLCNRPITVSYAFKKDSKGERHGSAAERLLAAQNPLSQADRPHQLFADAPPPPSASTPVLTTLGAGMPMPGMPPPGAFPPVPPPGSMPPGMPPGMPPAPGTPGPQGGGSGPPPGPPPFHQGMHPGMPQMPMHPHGHPPGMVPPPGPPGSNQHRAPPPPGMPPHPHMGMPPRGPYGHPMGHPMHPGMRGPPPPMPPPGYGGGPPRPPPFGFQRGPPMPPRPPGGPPRGPMRGPMPP; translated from the exons ATGGCGGCGGGACCAATTTCGGAGCGAAACCAAG ATGCCACCGTGTATGTGGGTGGTCTGGATGAGAAAGTGGCAGAGCCACTGCTGTGGGAGCTCTTCCTACAGGCTGGGCCTGTGGTCAACACTCACATGCCCAAAGACAGAGTCACGGGACAACACCAAG GCTATGGCTTTGTTGAGTTCCTCAGTGAAGAGGATGCGGACTATGCCATCAAGATTATGAACATGATTAAACTATACGGCAAGCCCATCCGTGTCAACAAGGCCTCAGCGCACAACAAAAACCTGGATGTGGGCGCAAACATCTTCATTGGTAACCTAGACCCGGAGATTGACGAGAAACTCCTCTACGACACGTTCAGTGCCTTTGGGGTCATACTGCAGACGCCCAAGATCATGCGTGACCCGGACACTGGCAACTCCAAGGGCTACGCCTTCATCAACTTTGCCAGTTTTGACGCCTCTGACGCAGCCATCGAGGCCATGAACGGCCAGTACCTGTGCAACCGTCCCATTACGGTGTCATATGCCTTCAAGAAGGACTCCAAGGGCGAGCGGCACGGCTCAGCCGCTGAACGCCTCCTAGCAGCACAAAACCCACTTTCGCAGGCCGATCGGCCGCATCAGCTATTCGCAGACGCACCGCCTCCCCCCTCTGCCTCGACCCCTGTCCTCACCACCCTGGGAGCCGGGATGCCCATGCCTG GCATGCCCCCTCCTGGTGCCTTCCCTCCTGTGCCACCCCCCGGATCCATGCCTCCTGGTATGCCCCCTGGCATGCCCCCAGCCCCAGGGACACCAGGACCCCAGGGAGGGGGCTCAGGCCCCCCACCTGGCCCACCACCCTTCCACCAGGGCATGCACCCGG GAATGCCCCAGATGCCCATGCATCCTCATGGCCATCCCCCGGGTATGGTGCCTCCACCGGGCCCCCCAGGATCCAACCAGCACCGGGCACCTCCACCCCCCGGCATGCCCCCTCATCCACACATGGGCATGCCACCGAGAGGGCCCTATGGGCATCCCATGG GTCACCCCATGCATCCAGGCATGAGAGGACCCCCTCCTCCCATGCCCCCACCAGGCTACGGTGGGGGTCCCCCTCGTCCACCTCCGTTTGGTTTCCAGAGGGGGCCTCCAATGCCACCGAGGCCCCCCGGCGGCCCACCACGAGGTCCCATGAGAGGACCAATGCCCCCATAG